In Brachyhypopomus gauderio isolate BG-103 chromosome 2, BGAUD_0.2, whole genome shotgun sequence, the DNA window TTTGGGCGTGTTAAGCCAATGTTGCTATCATGGACTCCGGTCTAATGATCAGCTGCCTGAAAGCACCTAACATTTTTATGACTCTAGTAATAATGGTCTTATCACATGGCACCTTTCACCCAGACCAGTTAATAATTCAGCTTTCAAAGGTATACGACTGGGATACACGTTGACAGAGAAGAGGGGGTGAGAGTGACGCACTGCTGTTTCTGTTCTAGGAGAGGCTTATGGGTTCTGGGGCCTGTGGCGAGACTCCTCATTTTATTCTATAGAAACCTGaacaaaacaaaccaggctGCTCAGTTGTCCTATAGACTGGCCTCAACTAGAGAGATCAGGTgtcagctgggggggggggggggatctgggGGCGCCGGCTGCATTTGAGTATTTGTTTCAGTTTGGCTCCAGCTTGCTCCCTGATCTTTTTTAAAGATGTGTTATTTGATCGTGTCTTATTTGATAGTGCTCAGTGATGTCCTCTTCACCAAATGAAATGCCCTCAAGATGTtctgagatgtttttttttgcaaCTTGGAGGTCTGTGATGGTTGAGGAGCTAAACGGCCACATGTCCTCTGTGCTCCTTCCTCCCCTTGAGCCAGAGGGTCACGTTACCAGTGCTGGAATCACCCATATCATTGTCTTTGTGTGGTACCACACATGGGGGGGGCCTTTGGAAGCAGCTAGTGCATTCCACAGAGATGAGCTCCAGTCGTCATGTGGCGCTCATAAGGGGAAGACTGGTTTGATCCCAGTGCCACGCTGTGTGTTAGGCTCCAGTACGCCTTTCGTTTTAGGACAAGCACTAAAGCTCTGAACCACACGTTGCTACCCACCAAAAGGAAGTTACACTTTCTGCAAGACTTATGTGCGGAGTTGCATAATGGGGGACTGAGATTAACCGTTGGTTTTACGCCGTTTGATTCAATAATAAGCTTAGGACGCTGGCTTTAAAAACGTGTTGTAATGGGGTGTTTATTCTCCTGGATAATGGCAGACTGTGATGGATATCAAATGTGGGCAAGTGTTCGACATTGAACTGATCGTTTTCAAGAAACGTGTTAGCCGTTGAATGAGCTGAAAACTTTATAGACTGTTAAAATTGACAGTTGTAAAGTAACTTTTTGCCTTGTGAAAGCACttgtttacaaaaaaaaaaaaaacagtatgtTGGTCAAGCTAGTCAGGCATAAAAGAAGGCCCTCGTAGAAAAGGTTTCAGTTTTTTTACCAAAAACCTTCTGAATGGTGCAGTCATGCATTTTAGTTCAGTTTGTTGGCTTGGATCTCAAACGGCCTTTTCAGAACAAGTCCGTGCTTCAGGCTGGGCTGCTCGGCGATGGTGATGCAGGACCTTGGCCCGGGCCCTGGCAGATGCTGCCAGCCCCCCTTGAGGTGGCGTTGGCAGTGGTGGCAGCTCCTTCCCCTTAGGTGGAGCTGTCCTGGAGCTCTGGTAATCTCTCCCAACCCTGACCCTCCTAACCCTGACCTCCTGTGGGCACATCACACTGAGGAgagtcccaacaccacacacacaccaaggctGCACCCGCCTCAGGCCTGATCAAGCCTAGGTCCTCGCTCAAGATTAATTCCAAATGTTCAGGAATTACCATTTTTTCCCGCCATTTATTGGGATCTGTTGAATTACCCAGCTTGAGAgcttttaaatgtgttttttattttattttatttttttattgatctGCATGACAGCCATAtttagggttttttttgtttgtttgtatgtatgtatgtttgtttttcttgtctGTTGTTTAATATGTTGAAAATACTGCACTTAATATTTTTGCCAATGTATGTTGATTCTTATTTAAGAAAAATACTATTGTGatgcttttattattttaatttatttaatcatGCAAAAATGGTTTTATGGCATGATTCTGTTACCTAATTGCATCTTATCAACACACAGCACAAGAGAGTCTGGCCTTAAAACGTTTGCAGAAATACAGTTTCATATTCACACAAAGCATTCTTTGCTTTTTCTTTCATACCTCTACACATGGTAGTTTTAGTTCTTGTTCTGTTGTCTTATGAGACTATTTTCCTAAAACTGGTTCCTGCAGACTGATGTGTTCCAGGCACTTCTCCGTATGTGCTACTCCATGAGATGTGCACTCAAGCTCACACCATGTCACTGTAGATCAGACGCTCTGTCTTAATTTATGTCCCTTTAAACTGACACAAAGCTCTTCTATAATGTATGACCGAGTGTGTGAAATATACCGCTTGTTAATCACATCTTTGCAACTTgaataggggtgtgtgtgtgagagagagagagagaaagataaaagAGGCCATCGAGATCAGTTGGGTCTGAAATGTTTGATTCTGCCTTACCTATTTATAGTGCTGCAGTATTACGCTGGTTAACGTGGGGTAGAGCAgtctgtctgtcccagtgtACTACTCTCTGTCTCGAGTGTCACAGTAAGCTCTCGTGAGGTTCTGGACGTGGCTCTCCTGCAATAATCACCATTGTGTTGAGCAGAATCGCTGATATCATTTTatgctttttatttttattataccTGCAAGACATGTCTTTATTGTACATTCAATACaggtttttaaaacattttaattgtCTAGCAGCATAAAATATGAACTTTTTTTGTACTACTTTTAAGTAGTGCACCTAGAATCGCTTGTAAAACATTTGAATAAATGCTTGTTTGTGATTTTTGCAACAGTGTTTTAAATTGAGTGCATTAAATTGTTAAATccacattttttttaatctcaGAAGAGGCATTTACAACCAACAATAGGCTTTTGAGTGCTACCTGACGAAGCTGTTCAAGGTACAACCAAACTACAACTTAACTGAGTTTTTAGTAGCTGTCTGGCCTTAAATGAATTTTCTCCTGATTTTTTAAAGCTAAAAGTGGTTTATTTTTAGCTTATTGCAAAATCACTTTTGTGAAATGATCCCCTACAGGTTTTATATTGTATAATATATTGTTACATTGGTTTCCAGTGTAAACTTTAGATTTTAAAACTTGCTATTGTAACTTAAAGCTAATTTAGATTCAAGATTAGTTTCTTAACTATTCTGAAAAGTAGATTTCCAGAGCTGTTCCCTGAGAGTGTAGTTAAATAACTGCACACTAGAGGGCAGCACCTATCGTGCAAGAAGATGGAGCGCCGGACGACTGCTTGTCGCTTTATGTCGGTTCGATTTTAGTGTGATGCAGATACATTATGTGCAAAATAACGAGCTAACTCGTTCACCATGTCCTTTCATCCGGGGAATAACCGATGCCATAACAAATGAATTGACGTTAGTTTGTTCTTGCAAATGTAAAGACGTGAAAGATGAAAAGGGTTATGCCACCAGGGACAACTCTACCACCCACCATCTGGCATTTTCTACTGCAGCCATAATGTTAGATTTGCCCTCGGTGCTATTCACACATTTGTGCCTTGCATAATCCATGCTTGGTAGCACAGCTGATGTACATGAGTGCATCTGAAAATAGTCCCTGTGCTCCGAGAGATCGGGTTTCTCTCAAACTGGGctgtgtggtgtgatgatgaAAAGCATCAACACTACAGAGCCTGAAAAAGGTTCTTGATCTGTCGGGAAAGGAAGGGACCAGTTGTCTCGGTTCATGTTCCATCTCAGTTTGTGATATTGATATTCTGTAGGTGACGATCAGTTTCAGCTATATAACAATCTAAAGCTATTTTTGTCATCTTGCTCTCAGTCTTTGTCACTGTTCAGCTGTACTCTCTCGCCGAGACTTGTCAAATCGAGCTAAACCTGTTGTACTGAATTcatataaaagaaaaaaaactgtaaattgcTCCACGTGCGCCAGTGTCTTTCCTTTTGCACGTGTGCGCTGTGTTTGGGAGACATGTCAAGGTGGATTATTACGGTAACCCGTTAGGCACATTGCCACGCGCGTGATCTCATTCTTATCCGGGATACCTCACTCGTTTTTTTTCCTTGTTTTTCGTGACCAACCTTTCACGAGGACGATAACGTGGCAGAGGTGAATAGCCACATTTGAGAACAGGCGTCCAAGATGCTCACAACGAAGTTCAGCTCCTGACTTTGGCTGAGACTGAGGCGCTATTTGTAAGACACTCATTGTGGAATAACAATCGTTCCTTTTCTAGGATTCATAAAGAAAACAGAGTGCGCTTGTGAACCATGTGATATGTCGATAGCTGTAGTCAAGGTTGTTGCGCTAACATACCGGCCAGAGCGACTCTTATGTTGGGGCACTTACGATGCTTTATAACGAGTTCCGTTTCCAAAAGCGGCTACAGATTGAGCTCACATTGGTGTGACATGAGACAACccgctccccccctccctctcccactctgcGCGCGCTCCGAGATGCTGCGAGATGCTTGCAGCGCTGCACGTGAAGGCACCTTTCTGCGCGAGAGCGTCTAGATAGAAAACACGTTTGTGTTCGTAGAAGAAAGGATGTGTCAGTGACCCACCGTGATATGTATCACTTTATCGATGTAGTATAAGGTACATAGTTGACGACTCAATGATTCTCTGGTGATCTCTTTTCGTCTTCTGGTTTTTAGCGGGCTTTCAATCTCACGTTTTTTTTATCCGTTTCTCATATTTATCGACTGTTCAAACCGCCACCCTGAAGTTCATCGTCGTTATCCTGGCCGCCGGGATGGTGGCTTTTGTTGGGGCTGTTATCTGCATCATTGCTGCGGTCCACGGCGGCTCACCTGCAGCTACCTCGGCTTCAGCGCAGCTGGCCGACAACCAGTCGCTCTCCCCGGGCACAGGTGGACCGTCTACCCCGTCGAGATCCGTGGCTCGGGCGGGACCGCTGGACGCTCTCCATGGTGCTGATGCGCTCAGCGGAGAGAGGGTGAGCCCCGAGACTCCCGTCTTCTACGGAATGACCGGAGTGGGAACCGGCGGCGCCGGCAGTGAGCAGCAGGTAACCTACAGCAGACTCATTTGTACACCACTTCCCCCCGGAGAGTGCAAACCGAAAAACTTTCAAGCCGACGACCAGTCACTGTATGCGGGCGAGGACTGGGGCTACCTCCGCACGACGGCCGAGGAGCTCCGGCAAACAGTGATACAACAAAAAGACGAGATTCTGACGGACCAGCGGACCATACAGGAGCTGACGGGCAAGCTGTCGGAATGCGAGAGTGGGAAGAAACGGAACACACCGCTGCGAAGCACGGGACTGTGGAGCGGGAAAAGGGTACAGAGGGACCGTCTGGAAATGCAGGACGATGCGGGGTCTTCGATGCTGACGGCCCTCGCCGTGGAGGAACTGGAGCGAGCCATACTTCAGATGAAAGACCGTATTGAGAAACTGGAGGTAAGATGGGAACCAAGAATGACCAATTCGATACTGAAAACAGATTGTTTGCTGAACATGGGAACTGAGTTATTCTCCGGATGGAATTATAGCCTCTTCTCTTTATCTGCACAATATTGGAAATGGGTGAATCAGAGGTTTGATGCTACATTGTGAAACACAGACCCCTAACGTTTCTGATGATCAGCACGCTGTGTGGTTACAAAGTTCACCTCCCCGCTGATCCCACGAGCTCATTTCTGCTCTGCTCACGTAGCACACGGCAAAGATTTACGGTCCTGCGCCAGACGTGGCTCTCAAATTGGGTCCAGACGAGTACATTTAGGTGatttatgaccacagtgcagCGACTCTCATCAGCGCTCTCGCacttgcgtgcgtgcgtgcgtgcgtgatgAGGATTTGCTATAGATCGATTTGTGTAAATGTCCCTGACGACAAATAATGAAGCGTAAACGAGCGCAGCCAAAATGTAACGATTTCACGGAATCACGAAGTCAAAGCGCTAAACAGCAAATAACACGCTGTGATGACAATTACCATATTTTACCCCAGTAACGTGCGTAAGGGCTGATGCTAAAGCCACACCATGAGTCTGCGCGCGGAAtagtgtgcaggtctgtggctGAGCTGCTGCTGTGATGAAGGAAACCGGTGCGCGCACAAATACGAAATCATATTTCAGTGAGGTTTAACATGAATGGAAATTGCAGCCAAATGGTGAAGGTTACTAGTGAAGGGAGGGTGGGAATGTTTACTCTTCATCACTTCTTCTGAAGTTTCCATAGTTAGACAACACAAGAAAGCTCAGTAAATCATTTACAGAGCGCTATTCCGCCTGCAGGCAGAGATGGCACCGCTGGCACACAACCACACGGAGGCCGAGGCGAAGGGCCCTGGCAGTGGCCCCACCGCCACCAGGGGCCAGGGGACGGCCGTGCAGAGGAGAGTGGACGATCTGGAGGGGGAgctgaagaggaagatgaagctgctggaggaggagaggaaggctCTCCGcaaagaggcagagaaacagcaGCAGCACATCGACCACGGGCTGGTCACCGTGCAACAGCGGATTCACAGCCTGGAGCAAGGTGAGAGCACACGGAACGAGAGAGAGGATGAAA includes these proteins:
- the nptxra gene encoding neuronal pentraxin receptor a, which translates into the protein MVAFVGAVICIIAAVHGGSPAATSASAQLADNQSLSPGTGGPSTPSRSVARAGPLDALHGADALSGERVSPETPVFYGMTGVGTGGAGSEQQVTYSRLICTPLPPGECKPKNFQADDQSLYAGEDWGYLRTTAEELRQTVIQQKDEILTDQRTIQELTGKLSECESGKKRNTPLRSTGLWSGKRVQRDRLEMQDDAGSSMLTALAVEELERAILQMKDRIEKLEAEMAPLAHNHTEAEAKGPGSGPTATRGQGTAVQRRVDDLEGELKRKMKLLEEERKALRKEAEKQQQHIDHGLVTVQQRIHSLEQGMSENRFPEGYRLSFPARSSLMYAKVKRAIPPLHAFTVCMWLRPAQGILGTGVSYAVPEQTHELVLQQLVHGPTELIINNEVAQFHLNLTVGVWQHVCVSWNRRGGVWHAYLGARLKGEGRDLATRHSIRPGGTLILGQEQSSMDGLRFEASRALVGELSQFNVWDRQLTHTELSALAHCGTSILGNVVPWSSRDVEAFGGVTKHPAEHCVHHASLQQ